A genomic window from Glycine soja cultivar W05 chromosome 10, ASM419377v2, whole genome shotgun sequence includes:
- the LOC114371161 gene encoding receptor-like protein EIX2: MDASPSSMKLLKFLLLCLLCTILFNSVMCSSKIHCNEKDMNTLLRFKTGVTDPSGVLSSWFPKLDCCQWTGVKCDNITGRVTHLNLPCHTTQPKIVALDEKDDKSHCLTGEFSLTLLELEFLSYLNFSNNDFKSIQYNSMGGKKCDHLSRGNLPHLCRNSTNLHYLDLSFNYDLLVDNLHWISRLSSLQYLNLDGVHLHKEIDWLQSVTMLPSLLELHLQRCQLENIYPFLHYANFTSLRVLNLADNDFLSELPIWLFNLSCDISYIELSKNQIHSQLPKTLPNLRSIKSLFLSKNHLKGPIPNWLGQLEQLEELDFSQNFLSGPIPTSLGNLSSLTTLVLDSNELNGNLPDNLRNLFNLETLSISKNSLTGIVSERNLLSFSKLRWFKMSSPGLIFDFDPEWVPPFQLQLLELGYVRDKLPAWLFTQSSLKYLTIVDSTASFEPLDKFWNFATQLKFFFLVNNTINGDISNVLLSSECVWLVSNNLRGGMPRISPDVVVLTLYNNSLSGSISPLLCDNRIDKSNLVHLDMGYNHLTGELTDCWNDWKSLVHIDLSYNNLTGKIPHSMGSLSNLRFLYLESNKFFGKVPFSLNNCKNLWVLDLGHNNLSGVIPNWLGQSVRGVKLRSNQFSGNIPTQLCQLGSLMVMDFASNRLSGPIPNCLHNFTAMLFSNASTLKVGYMVHLPGLPIIITCSITMLIKGNELEYFNLMNVIDLSNNILSGSVPLEIYMLTGLQSLNLSHNQLLGTIPQEIGNLELLESIDLSRNQFSGEIPESMADLHYLSVLNLSFNNFVGKIPTGTQLGSTNLSYIGNPHLCGAPLTKICPQDEKSNNTKHAGEEDDDDKSELYSWFYMGLGIGFAVGFLGVLGAIFFNRRCRHAYFRFLHRVYDFVIQKMNSIY, translated from the coding sequence ATGGATGCCTCTCCCTCAAGTATGAAACTTCTTAAATTCCTTTTACTTTGCTTGCTATGTACAATCTTGTTCAACTCTGTCATGTGCAGTTCCAAGATTCATTGCAACGAGAAGGACATGAACACACTCCTACGCTTTAAAACAGGAGTCACAGATCCTTCAGGTGTGCTCTCCTCATGGTTTCCAAAATTAGATTGTTGTCAATGGACTGGAGTCAAGTGTGATAACATCACTGGAAGAGTTACACATCTTAATCTCCCTTGTCACACAACTCAACCTAAAATTGTTGCTTTGGATGAGAAGGATGACAAATCACACTGCCTAACTGGCGAATTCAGCCTTACTTTACTTGAACTTGAATTTTTGAGCTACTTGAATTTCAGCAACAATGACTTCAAGTCTATCCAATACAATTCAATGGGTGGTAAAAAATGTGATCACTTGTCAAGAGGTAACCTTCCTCATCTTTGTCGAAACTCCACCAACCTCCATTATCTTgatttatcattcaattatgATCTTCTTGTCGATAATCTCCATTGGATTTCCCGTCTTTCCTCATTGCAATATCTTAACCTTGACGGTGTCCATCTTCACAAGGAAATTGATTGGCTTCAATCAGTCACCATGCTCCCTTCACTTTTAGAGTTGCACTTGCAGAGGTGTCAACTTGAAAACATCTATCCATTTCTTCATTATGCTAATTTTACTTCACTTCGAGTTCTAAATCTTGCTGACAATGATTTTCTATCAGAGTTGCCTATTTGGTTATTCAATCTTAGTTGTGACATCTCTTATATTGAGCTTAGCAAAAATCAGATACATAGCCAACTACCCAAAACATTGCCAAATCTTAGAAGTATTAAGTCCTTGTTTTTGTCTAAGAATCATCTCAAAGGACCCATTCCAAATTGGTTAGGACAACTTGAACAACTAGAAGAacttgatttttctcaaaattttttaTCCGGTCCAATCCCCACAAGTTTGGGAAATTTATCTTCTTTGACAACTTTGGTACTCGATTCAAATGAGTTGAATGGAAATCTTCCAGACAATCTCAGGAATCTCTTCAACTTGGAAAcactttcaatttcaaaaaattccTTGACTGGAATTGTGTCTGAAAGaaatttactttctttttcaaaattgagATGGTTTAAGATGAGTTCCCCTGGCCTGATCTTTGATTTTGATCCTGAATGGGTCCCTCCTTTTCAACTTCAACTTCTTGAATTGGGCTATGTGAGAGACAAACTTCCTGCATGGCTATTCACACAGAGTTCTCTAAAATATCTAACCATTGTAGATTCAACTGCTTCATTTGAACCTCTTGACAAGTTTTGGAACTTTGCTACTCAacttaaatttttctttctggTAAACAACACTATCAACGGGGACATATCAAATGTGTTGCTGAGTTCGGAATGTGTTTGGTTAGTTTCCAATAATTTAAGAGGTGGGATGCCTCGTATATCACCAGATGTGGTTGTTTTAactttatataataattcattGTCTGGATCCATTTCTCCTCTCTTGTGTGACAATAGGATAGATAAAAGCAATTTAGTGCATTTGGACATGGGTTATAACCATTTAACGGGAGAACTCACAGATTGTTGGAATGATTGGAAATCGCTGGTTCATATTGATTTAAGTTACAACAACCTAACAGGAAAGATTCCTCACTCAATGGGCTCCTTGTCTAATCTTCGTTTTCTGTATCTGGAAAGCAACAAGTTCTTTGGAAAGGTACCTTTTTCACTAAATAACTGCAAGAATCTTTGGGTACTTGATCTTGGTCACAATAATCTTTCTGGAGTTATACCAAACTGGTTGGGTCAGAGTGTGAGAGGTGTTAAATTGAGATCCAATCAATTCAGTGGAAACATTCCCACACAGCTATGCCAACTTGGTTCCTTAATGGTGATGGATTTTGCAAGCAATAGATTATCAGGACCAATACCTAATTGCTTACATAACTTCACAGCCATGCTTTTTAGTAATGCTTCAACCCTTAAAGTCGGCTATATGGTTCACTTACCAGGTTTGCCAATTATCATAACATGTAGTATTACGATGCTTATAAAAGGGAACGAGttagaatattttaatttaatgaatgtGATTGATCTCTCAAATAACATCTTGTCTGGAAGTGTGCCTTTAGAGATATATATGCTCACTGGACTACAGTCCTTGAATTTGTCCCATAATCAATTACTGGGAACAATACCACAAGAGATTGGCAACTTGGAACTATTAGAATCCATTGATCTCTCAAGAAATCAATTCTCGGGAGAAATTCCAGAGTCCATGGCTGACTTGCATTATCTTTCGGTCTTGAATCTGTCATTCAACAATTTTGTGGGGAAAATCCCAACAGGGACCCAACTTGGTTCCACAAACCTTAGCTATATCGGCAATCCTCACCTTTGTGGAGCTCCACTTACAAAGATATGCCCACAAGATGAAAAGTCCAACAACACAAAACATGcaggagaagaagatgatgatgataaatCTGAACTATACTCCTGGTTCTATATGGGCCTGGGAATTGGATTTGCCGTGGGATTTTTGGGAGTTTTGGGCGCCATTTTCTTCAACCGGAGATGCAGGCATGCTTATTTTCGATTTCTGCACCGAGTGTATGACTTTGTGATCCAAAAGATGAACTCCATCTATTGA